The following proteins are encoded in a genomic region of Terriglobia bacterium:
- a CDS encoding TrbG/VirB9 family P-type conjugative transfer protein, which produces MKRVITITFLAVLALSAAAQDREARTVKYAAKDIVLIKAKLRYTTLIVLPQNEKILDFVTGDKDFWVVEGTQNFCYIKPAKQGTSTDVTLITASGNVYSFLVKEVGESDDPDMKVFIEPKDQSIVQAMNAPPKFVPSSDVEATRVQAAIAATRAERDKETFRADYPVNKLKFDYSFDKDKKPFLVSAIYHDDRFTYIRSAAQEKPTLYEVKDGSPNLINFDLRNGVYVVPKILDSGYLVIGKHRMDFKRQE; this is translated from the coding sequence ATGAAACGAGTAATCACAATCACTTTCCTAGCGGTCCTCGCTCTTTCGGCTGCGGCCCAGGATCGCGAGGCACGAACAGTCAAGTACGCAGCCAAGGACATCGTTCTGATCAAGGCCAAGCTCCGCTATACGACGCTGATTGTCCTCCCCCAGAACGAGAAAATCCTCGACTTCGTTACCGGAGACAAGGACTTCTGGGTGGTCGAAGGGACGCAGAATTTCTGCTACATCAAACCGGCGAAGCAAGGAACGAGCACGGACGTGACGCTGATTACGGCGTCGGGCAACGTGTATTCGTTCCTCGTGAAGGAAGTCGGGGAAAGCGACGATCCCGACATGAAGGTCTTCATTGAACCCAAAGACCAATCCATTGTCCAGGCTATGAATGCTCCTCCTAAGTTCGTGCCATCGAGTGACGTGGAAGCGACGCGTGTGCAGGCTGCAATTGCTGCCACTCGGGCGGAACGGGATAAGGAAACCTTCCGAGCCGACTATCCAGTCAACAAACTGAAGTTTGACTACTCGTTCGACAAAGACAAGAAACCGTTCCTCGTGTCTGCGATCTATCACGATGACAGGTTCACCTACATCCGCTCTGCAGCACAGGAAAAACCCACGCTGTATGAGGTGAAGGACGGCTCACCGAATCTCATCAACTTTGATCTGCGGAACGGCGTTTATGTCGTACCGAAGATCCTTGACTCCGGTTATCTCGTGATCGGCAAGCACCGCATGGATTTCAAGAGGCAGGAGTAG
- a CDS encoding DUF87 domain-containing protein, which produces MLRLSKIVKSYKETGALNEHVAIFGFLDEQVFLTKGGDVGVVLRVEGVDYECLDHKQTDSLTKRLESALRLLGPQYRVYQILFKSSGETIPHGEYDNPVVRQAVDDRTAYFERKAGELYSLQIYYVILYEGMAHHRSVTGAIARLVSEPKEGLEELRGLLSSKKQTLLIGSAIDRQHRTLRHQVRSLILQLGDFVAIETCGKQEAFKALKRLLNFSPAKIAHARLKYDTHVDYFLADSALECYPGHLLIDDCYVKALSIKEPPAQSWPLILRQLLEVGASYHIVTEWKAQDNTAARKRIQSMRRHFHNSKTSLFSQLKADGSTNPGELLVDDSKESLVRSLGECLKEIELNGNYFGEFSLTVVVYDKDLSAVEKACAEFYKVFSMHDGLLFEERYNLLNAFFATVPGNRHFNLRYLWLLNANYADYSFLFTLHTGERQNKHLKAEYLAVLETNHGTPYFLNLHYQDTAHTVVLGRTGSGKSFFLNFLITNLQKYDPYTFIFDLGGSFRSITQLFGGAYLKVSAEHSEFTINPFSLEPTPENLNFLFSFVKVLAEGRGVIPLTQAEEKDLFGQIQNLYILPANLRTLSVLANTLQKSLANRLEKWVRGGQYEHVFDNEKDTLTLSHFQCFDFEGMDRYPGLIEPLLFYILHRANAFIYSSEAVTKFKAFFIDEAWRFFGHPAIRNYIVEALKTWRKKNAAMILSTQSLDELDKSEIVNVVIESCATKIFLANPDMDRELYRNTFHLNDNEIEMISTLIPKRQALVKRPDLAKVVNLEVDEKSYWLYTSDPNESFRREQAFREHGFEKGLEVLARSSL; this is translated from the coding sequence ATGCTTAGGCTTTCAAAGATCGTCAAGAGCTACAAGGAGACCGGCGCTCTCAATGAGCATGTGGCGATCTTTGGCTTTCTGGATGAGCAGGTCTTTTTGACCAAAGGCGGTGACGTTGGCGTTGTACTCAGAGTCGAGGGCGTCGATTACGAGTGTTTGGATCACAAGCAGACTGACAGTTTGACCAAGCGCCTGGAATCGGCTCTCCGGCTCCTGGGGCCACAGTACCGCGTCTATCAGATCCTCTTCAAGTCCAGTGGCGAGACGATCCCGCATGGCGAATACGACAACCCGGTCGTGAGACAAGCGGTTGATGACCGGACAGCCTACTTTGAGAGGAAAGCCGGCGAACTGTACTCCCTCCAGATTTACTACGTCATCCTCTACGAAGGCATGGCGCATCATCGCAGCGTCACGGGTGCGATTGCGAGGCTCGTGTCGGAGCCGAAGGAAGGGCTCGAAGAGCTGAGGGGCTTGCTCAGCAGTAAGAAGCAAACCCTATTGATCGGCAGTGCGATTGACAGGCAACACCGCACGTTGCGGCATCAAGTTCGCAGCCTCATTCTTCAGCTCGGCGATTTTGTCGCGATTGAAACGTGCGGCAAGCAGGAAGCCTTCAAGGCTCTGAAAAGACTCCTGAACTTTTCCCCGGCCAAGATTGCACATGCGCGGCTGAAATATGACACGCATGTGGATTACTTCCTGGCCGATTCGGCGCTTGAGTGTTATCCGGGTCATCTCCTGATCGACGACTGCTATGTGAAAGCCCTCTCCATAAAAGAGCCCCCAGCGCAGAGCTGGCCCCTGATTCTCCGGCAATTGCTGGAAGTCGGGGCCAGCTACCACATCGTTACGGAGTGGAAGGCCCAGGACAATACGGCCGCCCGCAAGCGGATTCAGTCCATGCGGCGTCACTTCCACAACAGCAAGACCTCGCTCTTTAGCCAGCTCAAGGCCGACGGCTCAACGAATCCGGGCGAACTGCTGGTGGACGACTCCAAGGAATCGCTCGTCCGCAGCCTGGGTGAATGCCTGAAGGAAATTGAGCTTAATGGGAACTACTTCGGGGAGTTCTCGCTCACGGTCGTTGTTTACGACAAGGACTTATCTGCCGTCGAAAAGGCGTGCGCCGAGTTCTACAAAGTGTTTTCCATGCACGACGGCTTGCTGTTCGAGGAACGCTACAACCTGCTGAATGCGTTTTTCGCGACAGTTCCGGGAAACCGCCATTTCAATCTTCGGTATCTCTGGTTGCTGAACGCAAACTACGCGGATTATTCGTTCCTGTTCACGTTGCACACCGGGGAGCGACAGAACAAGCACCTAAAAGCCGAATACTTGGCGGTGCTTGAGACGAATCACGGAACGCCTTACTTCCTGAACTTGCACTATCAGGACACGGCTCACACCGTTGTCCTGGGCCGAACCGGATCAGGCAAGTCGTTTTTCCTAAATTTCCTCATCACGAATCTACAGAAGTATGATCCCTACACTTTCATCTTCGACTTGGGCGGAAGTTTCCGCAGTATCACGCAGCTCTTCGGCGGCGCTTATCTAAAGGTCAGCGCGGAGCATTCGGAATTCACGATCAATCCGTTTTCACTGGAGCCAACGCCTGAGAACCTAAACTTCCTTTTCTCATTCGTTAAGGTGCTCGCCGAAGGCCGTGGCGTGATTCCTCTGACACAGGCGGAAGAAAAAGATCTCTTCGGACAGATCCAGAACCTATACATCCTGCCCGCGAACTTGCGGACCCTGAGCGTCTTGGCAAACACGTTACAGAAATCGTTGGCCAATCGGCTGGAGAAGTGGGTGCGGGGCGGGCAATACGAGCACGTCTTCGACAACGAGAAAGATACGCTGACGCTTTCGCACTTTCAGTGTTTCGATTTCGAGGGGATGGACCGCTACCCCGGACTGATTGAGCCTCTGCTCTTCTACATCCTGCATCGGGCGAATGCATTCATCTACAGCTCGGAGGCTGTCACGAAGTTCAAGGCGTTCTTCATTGATGAGGCTTGGCGGTTCTTCGGGCATCCCGCAATTCGCAACTACATCGTGGAAGCCCTGAAGACCTGGCGCAAGAAAAATGCCGCCATGATCCTGTCCACGCAATCGCTCGATGAGTTAGACAAGTCGGAGATTGTGAACGTCGTGATTGAAAGCTGCGCAACAAAGATTTTTCTGGCGAACCCGGACATGGATCGCGAACTGTACCGGAACACCTTTCACTTGAATGACAACGAGATTGAAATGATTTCGACCCTGATTCCCAAGCGGCAGGCTTTGGTAAAGCGGCCCGATCTGGCGAAGGTCGTCAACCTTGAGGTTGATGAAAAGAGCTACTGGCTGTACACGAGCGACCCAAATGAGAGTTTCAGGCGCGAGCAGGCTTTTCGCGAACATGGCTTTGAGAAAGGTTTGGAGGTTTTGGCAAGGAGTTCCCTATGA
- a CDS encoding VirB3 family type IV secretion system protein, translated as MPTERRINATHKAINKPLTILGAERKLFFVALIMGAAAFNLFGSLFGGILLFGCLFLLAQWATRTDPQILRILLNSGKFRPEYDPAKFFEPNLRVIEHA; from the coding sequence ATGCCAACGGAACGCCGTATCAACGCTACTCACAAGGCGATCAACAAACCGCTCACGATTCTGGGCGCGGAACGAAAGCTGTTCTTCGTTGCGCTCATCATGGGGGCGGCGGCTTTCAACCTTTTCGGCAGTTTGTTCGGCGGCATATTGCTCTTCGGCTGCCTTTTCCTTCTGGCGCAGTGGGCGACGCGGACGGACCCGCAAATCCTGCGAATCCTGCTCAACTCGGGTAAGTTCCGCCCTGAGTATGACCCCGCGAAGTTCTTCGAGCCGAATCTTCGGGTGATTGAACATGCTTAG
- a CDS encoding TrbC/VirB2 family protein, producing the protein MNLTLTLILLQSGNSPWENAVQQLQTAFTGPIAKGLSLVAIVVGGLMFAFGEGGNKRMFAGIVFGIGMAIAAVNFLSWLFPGS; encoded by the coding sequence ATGAACCTGACGCTTACGCTGATCCTTCTGCAATCCGGTAACAGTCCATGGGAAAACGCTGTGCAGCAGCTTCAAACGGCCTTCACTGGCCCGATTGCGAAGGGCCTGAGCCTTGTCGCAATCGTGGTTGGCGGTTTGATGTTTGCTTTCGGCGAAGGCGGAAACAAGCGGATGTTTGCTGGGATTGTCTTCGGCATTGGAATGGCAATCGCAGCGGTGAACTTTCTGTCCTGGCTCTTTCCGGGATCGTAG
- a CDS encoding helix-turn-helix domain-containing protein has product MRLIEILENRKEALKVAEVAKMLGVTPQHIYKMAKAGLIPCFHVKGAVRFCPAELAEWIKQEIEQANRKRNGSSGGNGMQYGT; this is encoded by the coding sequence ATGAGACTCATCGAAATACTCGAAAACCGCAAAGAGGCGCTGAAAGTTGCTGAGGTGGCGAAAATGCTGGGAGTTACTCCCCAGCACATTTACAAAATGGCCAAGGCCGGACTTATCCCTTGCTTCCACGTCAAGGGTGCAGTCCGCTTTTGCCCCGCAGAGCTTGCAGAATGGATCAAACAGGAAATCGAACAGGCGAACCGGAAACGCAACGGGTCGAGTGGGGGCAACGGTATGCAGTACGGGACATGA
- a CDS encoding ABC transporter permease, which produces MNLKRSAAIALRQFYLMRGSLARVLPLFAWVGIDMVLWGFMSRYLNAVTASKLNFVPTLLGAVLLWDFFTRVMQGVTMTFFEDVWSRNFLNLFASPLRISEYLMGLVISSIVTSFFGLVFMLVVASGAFGLSFFSYGVVLIPALLVLFLFGIALGIAATGMVLRLGPASEWFVWPIPALIAPFASVYYPLSTLPRWMQYVGRIIPPSYVFQNIRTVVAGGTIAWGALAFGAFLCFFYLLLATWFFSRMYRHGVRTGLIARYSSETLS; this is translated from the coding sequence ATGAACCTCAAGCGGTCCGCAGCAATAGCGCTTCGCCAGTTCTACCTGATGCGTGGGAGTCTTGCACGGGTGCTACCGCTGTTCGCCTGGGTCGGCATTGACATGGTGCTATGGGGCTTCATGAGCCGCTATCTCAACGCGGTGACGGCGAGCAAGTTGAACTTTGTCCCCACCTTGCTCGGAGCGGTGCTGCTCTGGGATTTCTTTACGCGCGTCATGCAGGGCGTCACGATGACATTCTTTGAAGACGTTTGGTCACGAAACTTTCTGAACCTCTTCGCTTCACCTCTGCGCATTTCCGAGTACCTGATGGGACTCGTGATTTCGAGCATCGTAACGAGCTTCTTCGGACTCGTATTTATGTTGGTAGTCGCGAGCGGCGCCTTCGGCCTGTCATTTTTCAGCTACGGGGTTGTGCTTATTCCCGCTCTCCTGGTGCTCTTCTTATTCGGTATCGCTCTCGGAATTGCCGCTACTGGAATGGTGCTGCGACTCGGTCCAGCATCGGAATGGTTCGTCTGGCCGATTCCGGCGCTGATCGCCCCGTTCGCCTCCGTGTATTACCCACTCAGCACCCTTCCTCGATGGATGCAGTACGTGGGGCGCATCATACCTCCGTCATACGTCTTCCAGAACATTCGCACCGTGGTTGCTGGTGGAACGATCGCATGGGGCGCGCTCGCGTTCGGGGCTTTTCTGTGTTTCTTCTACCTGCTCCTTGCGACGTGGTTTTTCTCGCGCATGTATCGCCACGGTGTGCGGACTGGCCTTATCGCGCGGTACAGTTCAGAGACACTCAGTTAG
- a CDS encoding ABC transporter ATP-binding protein, whose amino-acid sequence MSTPLNPDQVLSVRSLRKTYGDKIAVEDISFGVAPTEIVGLLGPNGAGKTTTISMILGVLEPSAGEIAIAGVDLARQRSKALACTNFAAVYAQLPGNLTVYQNLRVFGLMYEVKHLTARIDEVIQEFDLTDFRNTKCGVLSSGEQTSVSLAKAMLNRPRLLLLDEPTASLDPSSALGIRARIRDFAARGSGAVLWTTHNMYEVEEVCDRVLFLSRGKILLEGDPKRLPAEHGKDSLEELFIAVAREPLSLEVG is encoded by the coding sequence ATGTCGACTCCTTTAAATCCCGATCAGGTTCTATCTGTCCGCTCCCTGAGAAAGACATATGGCGACAAGATCGCCGTGGAAGATATTTCGTTCGGCGTGGCGCCGACAGAGATCGTCGGGCTTCTGGGCCCAAACGGTGCAGGTAAGACAACCACCATCAGCATGATCCTCGGAGTGCTCGAGCCGAGTGCAGGCGAGATAGCCATCGCCGGCGTGGACCTGGCGCGGCAACGATCGAAGGCCCTTGCTTGCACAAACTTCGCCGCGGTCTACGCTCAGCTTCCCGGCAATCTCACGGTCTATCAGAATCTGCGGGTATTCGGACTCATGTATGAAGTGAAGCATCTTACCGCACGCATCGACGAGGTGATTCAGGAATTCGATCTCACAGATTTTCGAAACACGAAATGCGGCGTGCTGTCCTCAGGAGAGCAGACGAGTGTTTCACTAGCGAAAGCGATGTTGAATAGACCGCGCCTTCTGCTGCTCGACGAACCCACCGCTTCTCTCGATCCTTCCAGCGCATTAGGCATTCGTGCTCGCATTCGCGACTTCGCCGCCCGCGGCTCGGGAGCCGTTCTCTGGACGACACACAACATGTATGAAGTGGAGGAAGTCTGCGATCGAGTGCTCTTTCTCTCTCGGGGCAAGATCCTGTTAGAGGGAGATCCTAAGCGGCTCCCGGCTGAACACGGCAAAGATTCTCTCGAGGAGCTATTTATCGCAGTGGCGCGGGAACCGTTAAGCTTGGAGGTCGGCTAG
- a CDS encoding sodium:proton antiporter has protein sequence MTQLETIIVLVVAAVILSALARRIGAPYPVFLAVGGALLAFVPGTPSFAIPPDLALALFLAPVLLDAAYDSSLRDLRDNWIPVTSLVVFAVGITTAVVAIAVRLLLPEISWSAAVTLGAVVAPPDAAAATAVLRPLRVPHRILTVLEGESLLNDASSLLIYRVAVAAVAVHSFSIHTLAPTFFVAVVASVVVGPALGWIFVRLFHRVKHIPSAIVLQFVTVFGVWILADRVGLSGVLTMVCFAITIAQSAPQRIPARIRIPTNAVWETAVFVLNILAFIFIGLQIRPILEHLDASNRDRYFVIATVVLAVVIAVRLVWTMFFNAVVRWRDRTRGFHPPRPMLQASVGSGLVVSWAGMRGIVTLAAALALPPAFPYRGLIILTAFWVVLGTLAIQGLTLKPLLRALDLHDDDPVGREVLAARDCALRAALATLDGVSSPVAEALREEFKVRVATKEDEEGSDRRSEHSLRQRAALDAARQAIFAMRANDEIGDSAFHQIEEELDWHQMTLDNQSE, from the coding sequence ATGACTCAACTCGAGACCATCATTGTCCTGGTCGTGGCCGCTGTGATCCTGTCGGCATTAGCTCGTCGGATTGGCGCTCCATATCCTGTATTTTTGGCTGTGGGCGGGGCACTCCTCGCGTTTGTGCCTGGCACTCCCTCGTTCGCAATACCCCCTGACCTGGCACTCGCACTATTCCTGGCACCCGTGCTTCTCGATGCTGCGTACGATTCATCGCTTCGAGATCTAAGGGACAACTGGATCCCCGTCACGAGCTTAGTCGTCTTTGCCGTCGGAATAACGACCGCCGTCGTCGCAATCGCCGTGCGCCTCTTGTTGCCTGAGATTTCGTGGTCGGCTGCAGTTACGCTCGGGGCAGTAGTCGCTCCCCCCGACGCTGCTGCGGCAACAGCCGTCCTCAGACCGCTCCGTGTGCCCCATCGGATCTTGACGGTTCTCGAGGGCGAAAGCTTGCTGAACGACGCGAGCTCACTGCTGATTTATAGAGTTGCTGTTGCAGCTGTCGCGGTGCACAGCTTCTCAATTCACACCCTTGCGCCGACCTTCTTCGTCGCAGTAGTAGCCAGTGTTGTCGTTGGGCCAGCCTTGGGATGGATTTTCGTCCGGCTATTTCACAGAGTGAAACACATTCCGAGCGCAATCGTTCTCCAATTTGTCACTGTCTTCGGGGTTTGGATTCTTGCCGATCGTGTAGGGCTCTCAGGCGTGTTGACGATGGTGTGTTTCGCCATCACGATTGCCCAATCCGCGCCTCAGCGAATTCCCGCCAGAATTCGCATACCAACCAACGCAGTATGGGAAACAGCTGTGTTCGTGCTGAACATCCTGGCATTCATCTTTATCGGGCTTCAGATTCGCCCCATTCTCGAACACTTGGATGCGAGCAATCGAGATCGATATTTTGTCATTGCGACTGTAGTCCTCGCGGTCGTCATCGCCGTGCGTTTGGTTTGGACGATGTTTTTCAACGCCGTGGTCAGGTGGCGAGATAGAACGCGTGGATTCCATCCTCCACGGCCAATGTTGCAAGCGTCCGTTGGCAGCGGATTAGTGGTCTCATGGGCAGGCATGCGCGGCATCGTTACTCTCGCTGCAGCCCTGGCCCTTCCTCCCGCCTTTCCGTATCGCGGTCTGATCATTCTAACGGCGTTTTGGGTTGTGCTTGGCACTTTGGCGATCCAAGGTCTGACTCTCAAGCCCCTGTTGCGGGCACTTGATCTACACGATGATGATCCCGTTGGCCGGGAAGTGCTTGCAGCTCGCGACTGCGCATTGCGCGCAGCGCTTGCAACCTTGGACGGTGTTTCATCGCCTGTTGCGGAAGCGCTTCGGGAAGAGTTCAAAGTCCGCGTAGCGACAAAAGAAGATGAAGAAGGCAGTGATCGCCGTTCTGAACACTCTTTACGGCAACGCGCGGCGCTTGATGCAGCACGTCAGGCGATTTTCGCGATGCGGGCAAATGACGAAATCGGCGATAGCGCTTTTCATCAGATCGAAGAAGAACTTGACTGGCACCAAATGACCTTGGATAACCAGTCGGAGTAA
- a CDS encoding cupin domain-containing protein, giving the protein MEITRVGSQPSGKGPSDWFTGTVRIDSMFQRKEPARIGGAEVTFEPGARTAWHTHPLGQTLIVTSGCGWVQREGGPVEEIRPGDVVWFEPGERHWHGATPSTAMTHIAIAEALNGKSVEWMEKVSDQQYQRANT; this is encoded by the coding sequence ATGGAGATTACGCGAGTAGGTTCTCAGCCATCGGGGAAAGGCCCCTCCGATTGGTTCACCGGCACCGTCCGAATTGACTCGATGTTTCAACGAAAAGAACCAGCACGAATAGGAGGAGCGGAGGTGACTTTTGAGCCTGGTGCTCGCACTGCCTGGCACACGCATCCACTCGGTCAGACGTTGATCGTCACGTCAGGTTGCGGATGGGTGCAGCGCGAAGGTGGACCGGTTGAGGAGATTCGTCCAGGAGATGTCGTCTGGTTCGAGCCGGGGGAAAGACATTGGCACGGTGCAACCCCGTCAACTGCAATGACGCACATCGCCATTGCTGAGGCGCTCAATGGTAAATCCGTGGAGTGGATGGAGAAAGTCAGCGATCAGCAGTATCAGCGCGCTAATACATGA
- a CDS encoding SDR family oxidoreductase, translating to MEVIIVIGAGQIGQAIARRVAVGKHVILADMRPENAKAAADVMSNAGYDVSVATVDVSSRDAVRALVANATGRGDITGLIHAAGVSPSQASVATILKVDLYGTALMLEEIGNVIARGGSGVVIASQSGHRLPPLTVEQNKALATTPVEELLKLPFLQLDKVTDSLHAYQLSKRGNSLRVMAEAVRWGKRGARINTISPGIIITPLAKDELTGPRGAGYRRMIELAPAKRAGTPDEVGTVGALLMGPDGGFITGSDFLMDGGVTASYWFGELAPQQ from the coding sequence ATGGAAGTGATCATTGTCATTGGAGCCGGCCAGATCGGTCAGGCCATCGCGCGTCGCGTTGCTGTCGGTAAGCACGTCATCTTGGCAGACATGCGCCCGGAAAACGCGAAGGCAGCAGCCGATGTAATGTCAAATGCCGGCTACGACGTGAGCGTTGCGACCGTGGACGTGTCGTCTCGCGATGCAGTGCGAGCGCTCGTTGCAAACGCCACCGGTCGCGGTGACATCACTGGGCTGATCCATGCTGCTGGGGTATCGCCGAGCCAGGCTTCCGTCGCAACCATCCTCAAAGTGGATCTGTACGGCACTGCGCTCATGCTGGAAGAGATTGGCAATGTCATTGCTCGCGGTGGATCTGGCGTCGTGATCGCATCGCAGTCTGGGCATCGACTTCCGCCGCTCACCGTCGAACAGAATAAAGCGCTGGCTACAACACCCGTAGAGGAGTTGCTCAAGCTACCTTTCCTTCAGCTCGACAAAGTGACGGACTCTCTTCACGCCTACCAACTCTCGAAGCGCGGCAACTCGCTGCGCGTAATGGCCGAGGCGGTTCGTTGGGGAAAGCGCGGTGCGCGGATCAACACAATCAGTCCCGGAATTATAATTACCCCGCTCGCAAAGGACGAACTTACTGGGCCGCGCGGCGCTGGCTATCGGCGAATGATCGAGCTGGCTCCTGCCAAACGTGCCGGCACTCCAGACGAGGTCGGAACGGTAGGTGCGCTTCTCATGGGCCCTGATGGCGGGTTCATCACAGGCAGCGACTTTCTGATGGATGGCGGGGTGACAGCTTCCTATTGGTTTGGCGAACTCGCACCACAGCAGTAG
- a CDS encoding SDR family oxidoreductase encodes MNVLVIGATGSIGNLVVEEALRQKHRVRALVRNSSKARQFPREADTVIGDLTRPETLAAAVDGVDAIVFTHGSNGGSKAASESVDYGGVRNVLAALGTRKVRIALMTSIGVTNRESSYNRSAEVHDWKRRSERLVRASGMSYTIVRPGWFDYNAAAEHRLVLLQGDKRHSGTPKDGAIARRQLAEVLVRSLSSDAAVRKTFELVSTKGASQEDFDALFGSLEPDPPGALNGVHDMANMPLEEEPKRVRDDLEAMQTQSSDAA; translated from the coding sequence ATGAACGTACTGGTAATCGGCGCAACCGGCAGTATCGGAAACCTCGTCGTTGAAGAAGCCCTTCGGCAGAAACACAGAGTCCGCGCGCTTGTCCGCAACTCATCCAAAGCGCGACAGTTCCCTCGTGAAGCCGACACTGTGATCGGCGATCTCACGCGCCCGGAGACGCTTGCAGCCGCAGTGGACGGTGTTGATGCGATTGTCTTCACGCATGGTTCGAATGGCGGAAGCAAGGCAGCTTCTGAATCGGTAGACTACGGCGGTGTTCGCAATGTTCTCGCCGCACTCGGGACACGGAAGGTGCGAATTGCGCTCATGACTTCGATTGGAGTCACGAATCGTGAAAGCTCCTACAACCGCTCCGCGGAGGTGCATGACTGGAAGCGACGGTCGGAACGGCTGGTGCGCGCCAGCGGCATGTCGTACACGATCGTACGACCGGGGTGGTTCGACTACAACGCCGCCGCCGAGCATAGACTCGTGCTCCTACAAGGCGATAAACGGCATTCGGGCACGCCAAAAGATGGAGCCATTGCCCGCCGGCAGCTTGCCGAAGTGCTGGTGCGTAGCCTGAGCTCGGATGCGGCGGTGCGCAAGACCTTCGAACTCGTCTCGACAAAAGGTGCGTCGCAAGAGGATTTCGACGCCCTGTTCGGCAGTTTAGAACCTGATCCCCCGGGCGCGCTCAACGGCGTGCATGACATGGCAAACATGCCGCTGGAGGAAGAACCCAAGCGAGTACGGGACGATTTGGAAGCGATGCAGACGCAGTCATCCGACGCAGCTTAA
- a CDS encoding carboxymuconolactone decarboxylase family protein — translation MAPSERAVKNHEQLFPNHVSTLAVTDPELIETFDNFAFDEVLRESKLDIKTRLMVQLAAIIACQALTEYKAMAGAALNIGVTPVEIKEIVYQAVPYVGIAKVIDFLHATNDLLRERGVELPLPPQSTTTPENRMEKGLAVQKQIIGSDVVEKLYAKSAQDQMHIQRFLSANCFGDNYTRVGLDIRTRELLTLSMLVALGGCDPQVKGHVGANLRVGNDRARQIDVVTQLLPFIGYPRTLNGLSAINEVAPAAEQKETR, via the coding sequence ATGGCTCCAAGCGAACGAGCGGTTAAGAACCACGAACAGCTATTTCCGAATCATGTTTCGACGCTGGCCGTTACGGACCCCGAGCTAATCGAGACGTTCGACAACTTTGCGTTTGATGAGGTACTTCGCGAGAGCAAGCTGGACATCAAAACGCGACTGATGGTCCAGCTTGCGGCAATCATCGCATGCCAAGCATTGACGGAGTACAAAGCAATGGCTGGAGCCGCGCTGAACATCGGCGTCACTCCAGTTGAAATCAAGGAGATCGTGTATCAGGCGGTTCCGTACGTAGGTATCGCTAAAGTGATCGACTTTCTGCACGCAACCAATGACCTGCTGCGGGAGCGAGGTGTCGAGCTACCGCTGCCGCCTCAGTCCACGACCACGCCCGAGAATCGTATGGAGAAAGGCCTCGCGGTCCAGAAGCAGATCATCGGCAGCGACGTTGTCGAGAAGTTGTACGCGAAGTCGGCTCAGGATCAGATGCACATCCAGCGCTTCCTCTCGGCCAACTGCTTCGGCGACAACTACACACGCGTTGGGCTCGACATCCGCACTCGCGAATTGCTCACCCTCAGCATGCTGGTTGCCCTAGGTGGATGTGACCCACAGGTTAAGGGACATGTCGGCGCGAACCTGCGTGTCGGCAATGACCGAGCTCGACAGATCGATGTTGTGACGCAGTTACTACCGTTCATCGGGTATCCGCGGACGTTGAACGGTCTCAGTGCGATTAACGAAGTGGCTCCCGCGGCCGAGCAAAAGGAGACGCGATGA